A genomic window from Micromonospora sp. WMMA1947 includes:
- a CDS encoding hemolysin family protein encodes MSPGFALFFSVVLLALNGFFVAAEFALVASKRYRLEQAAAGGGRAARAALDGVRELSLMLAGAQLGITLCTLGLGALAEPAIEHLLSPLLHAVGLPAAVSHVIALVFALSLVTFLHLVVGEMAPKSWAITDAERSAVLLALPFRAFARIARPVLSLLNGLANAMLRLFGVQQQDQLAQVHGPDELRILLEQSREHGLLGAEQHQLLTSMLELQGTTVAQVMEPFDRIVTVGRGETAERIEYVSRDSGRSRLAVVDTGGEVCGLVHVREAVRAVTTGRPATAEELMTNAFTLPAEASVTEAVAAMRAQQAQLALVSNGGGPTRPIGFVALEDLLEEVIGEFDDETDPVPRGRRMR; translated from the coding sequence ATGAGCCCCGGGTTCGCGTTGTTCTTCTCCGTGGTGCTGCTGGCGCTCAACGGGTTCTTCGTGGCCGCCGAGTTCGCGCTCGTCGCGTCCAAGCGGTACCGCCTCGAACAGGCGGCTGCCGGTGGCGGCCGGGCGGCCCGCGCGGCGCTGGACGGCGTCCGCGAGCTGAGCCTGATGCTGGCCGGCGCACAGCTCGGCATCACGCTGTGCACCCTGGGTCTGGGCGCGCTGGCCGAACCGGCCATCGAGCACCTGCTCAGCCCGCTGCTGCACGCGGTCGGCCTGCCGGCGGCGGTCAGTCACGTGATCGCGCTGGTGTTCGCGCTGTCGCTGGTGACGTTCCTGCACCTGGTGGTCGGCGAGATGGCCCCGAAGTCGTGGGCGATCACCGACGCGGAGCGTTCGGCGGTGCTGCTGGCGCTGCCGTTCCGGGCGTTCGCCCGGATCGCCCGGCCGGTGCTGTCCCTGCTCAACGGGCTGGCGAACGCGATGCTGCGCCTGTTCGGGGTGCAGCAGCAGGACCAGCTCGCCCAGGTGCACGGCCCGGACGAGCTGCGCATCCTGCTGGAGCAGTCCCGGGAACACGGGCTGCTCGGTGCCGAGCAGCACCAGCTGCTGACCAGCATGCTGGAGCTGCAGGGCACCACCGTCGCGCAGGTGATGGAGCCGTTCGACCGGATCGTCACGGTGGGCCGGGGCGAGACCGCCGAGCGGATCGAGTACGTCTCCCGCGACAGCGGCCGGTCCCGGCTCGCCGTCGTCGACACCGGCGGCGAGGTGTGCGGCCTGGTGCACGTACGCGAGGCGGTGCGTGCCGTCACCACCGGCCGCCCGGCGACCGCGGAGGAGCTGATGACCAACGCCTTCACGCTGCCGGCCGAGGCGTCGGTGACCGAGGCGGTGGCCGCCATGCGGGCGCAGCAGGCGCAGCTGGCGCTGGTGAGCAACGGTGGCGGGCCGACCCGGCCGATCGGGTTCGTCGCGCTGGAGGACCTCCTGGAGGAGGTCATCGGCGAGTTCGACGACGAGACCGACCCGGTGCCGCGAGGCCGCCGGATGCGCTGA